A single Brassica rapa cultivar Chiifu-401-42 chromosome A04, CAAS_Brap_v3.01, whole genome shotgun sequence DNA region contains:
- the LOC103872167 gene encoding late embryogenesis abundant protein At3g53040 — MASGQREAEKEAKAERAEAAARLAADDLRDVNEGGVTYKVTEKTTTEHPSAVVEETERPGIIGSVMKAVQGTKDAVIGKSHDAVESTKEGAEVASGKAGEVKDATGEKAAEVTDRTANKTKETADYTAEKAKEAKDKTAEQVGEYKDYTAEKAKEAKDRTAEKTKESADYTADKAKEAKDKTAEKVGEYKDYTADKAREAAEKVGEYKDYTAEKAKEAKDKTAEKTKETAGYTADKAKEAKDKTAEKLGEYKDYTAEKATEGKDAGVSKIGELKDSAVDTAKRAMGFLSGKTEETKQKTVETKETAKEKMNEAGEEARRKMEEMRLEGKELEEEASKKTQEKTESAADKARETKDSVSQRGEEGRGTIMGALGNMTGAIKSKLTGTTPSGDDVGSGKTTVTVDVVEDTRPGQVATKLKAADQMTGQTFNDVGEMDEEDRKVNVTVGDKGKL, encoded by the exons ATGGCGTCAGGACAACGAGAGGCAGAGAAAGAAGCCAAGGCTGAGAGAGCCGAGGCCGCGGCGAGGCTTGCGGCTGACGACTTGAGAGACGTCAACGAAGGAGGTGTAACGTATAAGGTGACTGAGAAGACAACAACTGAGCATCCTTCGGCGGTGGTGGAGGAAACTGAAAGACCCGGGATTATAGGCTCGGTGATGAAGGCGGTGCAGGGAACTAAAGATGCGGTGATTGGTAAAAGCCACGATGCGGTAGAGTCGACGAAAGAGGGAGCCGAGGTTGCATCGGGGAAGGCAGGGGAGGTGAAAGACGCCACCGGAGAAAAGGCCGCAGAGGTTACAGATAGGACTGCCAATAAGACAAAGGAGACAGCAGATTACACTGCTGAGAAGGCGAAAGAGGCTAAGGACAAGACAGCTGAGCAGGTGGGCGAGTATAAAGACTACACCGCAGAGAAGGCTAAAGAGGCCAAGGATAGAACAGCTGAGAAGACAAAGGAAAGTGCGGATTACACCGCAGATAAAGCAAAGGAAGCAAAAGACAAGACGGCTGAGAAGGTGGGCGAGTATAAAGACTACACCGCAGATAAGGCGAGAGAGGCGGCTGAGAAGGTAGGCGAGTATAAAGACTACACTGCCGAGAAGGCTAAAGAAGCCAAAGATAAAACAGCTGAGAAGACAAAGGAAACAGCGGGTTACACGGCAGATAAGGCAAAAGAAGCAAAAGATAAGACGGCTGAGAAATTGGGCGAGTATAAGGACTATACGGCGGAGAAGGCAACAGAAGGTAAAGATGCTGGAGTGAGCAAGATTGGTGAACTGAAGGATAGTGCTGTGGATACGGCGAAGAGGGCCATGGGATTCTTGTCGGGCAAGACAgaggaaacaaaacaaaaaactgtTGAGACTAAAGAAACCGCCAAG GAGAAAATGAACGAGGCAGGAGAAGAAGCTAGGCGTAAAATGGAAGAGATGAGACTTGAGGGTAAAGAACTTGAAGAAGAGGCTTCTAAGAAGACCCAAGAGAAAACCGAATCAGCCGCTGATAAAGCTCGTGAGACTAAAGACTCAGTCTCTCAAAG AGGTGAAGAAGGGAGAGGGACGATAATGGGTGCGTTAGGGAACATGACGGGAGCGATAAAGAGCAAGCTGACAGGTACAACACCCTCTGGTGATGATGTTGGCTCCGGGAAGACGACTGTGACAGTTGACGTAGTAGAAGACACGAGGCCTGGACAAGTTGCGACGAAGCTGAAAGCAGCAGATCAGATGACTGGTCAAACTTTTAACGACGTTGGAGAGATGGATGAAGAGGATAGGAAGGTTAATGTCACGGTGGGAGATAAAGGGAAGCtgtaa
- the LOC103872166 gene encoding beta-galactosidase 15-like, protein MDTSHCHYRGYIVLVFLFYSFVFGLASNIDISDDAKGSKTNSTPRRFLSNSIYHGKDMGKEYIRCAESDLEIPQMDISCEKTSKDVVRNINFADYGNPSGKCEHYRHGNCGASNTLRIVKKNCLGKHKCVLLVSDEMFGTSHCNKDIQLFVQVTCTKP, encoded by the exons ATGGACACTTCACACTGCCATTACCGAGGCTACATCGTGctagtatttttgttttattcctTTGTGTTTGGTTTAGCTTCTAATATAGATATTTCTGATGATGCAAAAGGCAGCAAAACTAACAGTACCCCAAGACGTTTTCTCTCTAATTCCATATATCATGGCAAAGACATGGGCAAGGAATATATAAGGTGTGCAGAATCTGATCTCGAAATTCCGCAGATGGATATTTCTTGCGAAAAGACATCTAAAGATGTTGTTAGGAATATCAATTTCGCTGATTATGGCAATCCTTCTGGTAAGTGTGAACACTATAGACACGGAAATTGCGGCGCATCAAATACCTTGAGGATCGTCAAAAAG aaTTGTCTTGGAAAACATAAGTGTGTGCTTTTGGTTTCGGACGAGATGTTTGGTACGAGTCACTGCAATAAAGATATTCAACTCTTTGTTCAAGTCACCTGTACAAAACCTTAA
- the LOC117133646 gene encoding uncharacterized protein At3g43530-like, which yields MNKYFGGRRVTYADLEKQMLAMKSKPSEDRKKMAVLFFLASILVGGRKSGEGASPVDSFFLRVVDDLDVCVTFPWGRYAFEHNLKDVSSFLEKCDGVAPTSWVFTSFPIPLELLAFEAIPSLRNHFREDVYGASIGCPQMCKMQYKRKSGTKKFSLKAVNNKLGNNTKDIESILVATTAEEELLETIGMDKESCWADDADDAAVDRWTKIIRKGKKQVFFEEQFRMDFESRTGQIEGPTNPIGGPSNNAQSGQAHADSVEATGATPGAEALKAMEGRLMNAVRDAVRDAMKGVKEKVTSLSTQLGLLEEKVKSLRLSGPGSDNPAVQDDGDGSDNSESEEEDGDMGGDKESEEEDGGDNNEPDEEDGSDNDVEDAIVDISKDVHREYGDVDMDDDDAEMYAHAVEAEKKLKTKAAESVNTKKKRSRKDDGKEAVPVKKVKVDRGDNVRSPIQLRSKAAEKSTRGEKKQKAPAEKKAAAAAKKKAAAEKEAAAEKEAAAEKEAAAEKEAAAEKEAAKKKAAAKKKAAAKKKPKTRKVGKKTE from the exons ATGAACAAGTATTTTGGAGGGAGAAGGGTAACATACGCTGACCTGGAGAAGCAGATGTTGGCAATGAAATCAAAGCCATCTGAGGATCGTAAGAAGATGGCCGTTCTGTTCTTCTTAGCCAGCATCCTTGTCGGAGGCCGAAAGAGTGGTGAGGGAGCATCACCTGTGGACAGTTTCTTCCTGCGTGTTGTTGATGACCTAGATGTGTGTGTAACGTTCCCTTGGGGGCGGTATGCATTCGAACATAATTTGAAGGATGTCTCTAGCTTTTTGGAGAAATGCGACGGGGTTGCGCCGACGAGTTGGGTTTTTACAAGCTTTCCTATCCCTCTGGAG TTGTTGGCCTTTGAGGCAATTCCAAGCTTGAGGAACCATTTCCGAGAAGATGTGTATGGTGCAAGCATAGGTTGCCCGCAGATGTGCAAGATGCAGTACAAACGGAAAAGTGGAACCAAGAAATTCAGTCTGAAAGCTGTGAACAATAAACTTGGTAATAATACAAAG GATATTGAGAGTATCTTGGTAGCAACAACAGCTGAGGAGGAACTTCTGGAAACCATAGGAATGGACAAGGAGAGTTGTTGGGCCGATGACGCCGATGATGCAGCAGTTGATCGTTGGACGAAGATAATACGGAAAGGGaagaaacaagttttttttgaaGAACAGTTCCGCATGGATTTTGAGTCTCGCACAGGTCAGATTGAAGGTCCCACCAATCCTATCGGAGGACCATCGAATAATGCACAATCTGGTCAGGCTCATGCAGATTCGGTGGAGGCTACTGGAGCTACTCCTGGAGCTGAGGCTTTAAAAGCGATGGAAGGTCGGCTTATGAATGCAGTCCGAGATGCAGTTCGAGATGCTATGAAGGGAGTGAAGGAAAAAGTCACTTCATTGTCTACGCAGCTAGGTCTTCTAGAAGAGAAGGTGAAAAGTCTTAGGTTGAGTGGTCCCGGAAGTGACAATCCGGCGGTCCAAGATGATGGTGATGGTAGTGACAATAGCGAGTCGGAAGAAGAGGATGGTGATATGGGTGGGGATAAGGAGTCGGAGGAAGAGGATGGTGGTGACAATAACGAGCCAGACGAAGAGGATGGTAGTGACAATGATGTTGAAGATGCCATTGTCGATATTTCAAAGGATGTGCATAGGGAATATGGTGATGTTGACATGGATGATGATGACGCGGAGATGTATGCACATGCTGTGGAGGCCGAGAAAAAATTAAAGACTAAGGCAGCAGAGTCTGTAAACACGAAAAAAAAGAGATCGAGAAAAGATGATGGCAAAGAAGCAGTTCCTGTGAAAAAGGTTAAGGTGGACCGTGGTGATAATGTGAGGAGTCCCATTCAGCTAAGAAGCAAAGCAGCAGAGAAGAGCACCAGAGGTGAAAAGAAGCAGAAGGCACCTGCTGAGAAGAAGGCAGCTGCGGCAGCTAAGAAGAAGGCAGCTGCTGAGAAGGAGGCAGCAGCTGAGAAAGAGGCAGCAGCTGAGAAAGAGGCAGCAGCTGAAAAGGAGGCAGCAGCTGAAAAGGAGGCAGCTAAGAAGAAGGCAGCAGCTAAGAAGAAGGCAGCAGCTAAGAAGAAGCCGAAGACAAGGAAAGTAGGTAAGAAGACCGAGTGA
- the LOC117133647 gene encoding protein FAR1-RELATED SEQUENCE 4-like, whose protein sequence is MLEKTNPDTKASLVVDKDNRFRYLFVALGASIDGFEYMRKVITVDATFLKTIEGGCLIIATAQDPNLHHYPIDFAVVDGEKNESWKWFFTTLKTVIPDSTELVFVSDRNPSLIKAVAEVYPMSKQGYCIWHISHNVKGHVNHGRDEVALLFRKVACFYSEPEFKKQYDDFRERYPSCARYLDKSVEVERWAKCHFPGVRYNIDTSNCAESLNAVFEKARRMSLLPMLDTVIEKMSEWYNRHRKDAAEGPSSRKLVPLVENKLHNRTPKGSKLTVTPLNTFQLEYSVIGADGKTYSVDLQHKTCSCRKFDIDKYPCRHAIGAIIKCLKHDRPLQLSDMYDFISKYYFITLWAKAYRRTIYPVPHITHWMVPKEVAAAKCPLPLDYKKRKGRHQEKRHPSAGESRPRPRPNKYILNRGLASHFNCSQGTERTEGAEGTEGADGTEGAEGAEGAEGTEGPEGTQGTQSTRGTEGPEGTE, encoded by the coding sequence ATGTTAGAGAAGACGAATCCGGATACAAAAGCAAGTTTGGTAGTGGATAAAGACAACCGGTTCAGATACTTATTTGTTGCGCTGGGAGCCTCCATTGATGGGTTTGAATACATGAGGAAAGTCATCACTGTGGATGCAACTTTCCTGAAGACTATTGAAGGTGGTTGTTTAATTATTGCGACGGCTCAGGATCCAAACCTTCACCATTATCCAATAGACTTTGCTGTGGTTGATGGGGAGAAAAACGAAAGCTGGAAGTGGTTTTTCACGACGCTGAAAACTGTTATACCGGATTCGACGGAATTGGTGTTTGTTTCAGACAGAAATCCAAGTCTGATAAAAGCTGTTGCTGAAGTGTATCCGATGTCTAAACAAGGGTATTGTATCTGGCATATATCGCACAATGTGAAAGGTCATGTCAATCATGGCAGGGACGAGGTTGCACTACTATTCCGAAAGGTTGCATGTTTTTATTCAGAGCCTGAGTTTAAAAAGCAGTATGACGATTTTAGGGAGAGGTATCCATCGTGTGCTAGGTATCTTGATAAAAGTGTCGAAGTCGAACGGTGGGCGAAGTGTCATTTCCCCGGTGTTAGGTACAACATAGACACCTCTAATTGTGCGGAGTCTTTGAATGCGGTATTTGAAAAGGCGCGAAGGATGTCTTTATTGCCTATGCTTGATACAGTTATTGAGAAAATGTCTGAGTGGTACAACAGACATAGGAAGGATGCAGCAGAAGGACCGTCATCTCGAAAATTGGTTCCTTTGGTGGAGAACAAATTGCATAACAGAACACCGAAAGGTTCTAAACTTACAGTGACTCCGCTGAACACTTTTCAGCTTGAATACAGTGTTATTGGAGCAGACGGGAAGACTTATTCCGTGGATTTGCAACATAAAACGTGCAGTTGCAGGAAGTTTGATATAGATAAATACCCATGTAGACATGCAATAGGCGCTATCATTAAGTGTTTGAAGCATGATAGACCATTACAGTTGAGTGACATGTACGATTTCATTTCGAAATATTACTTCATTACACTGTGGGCCAAAGCGTATCGAAGGACTATATATCCAGTCCCTCATATAACTCATTGGATGGTTCCAAAAGAAGTCGCGGCGGCGAAGTGTCCTCTACCTCTAGACTACAAGAAAAGAAAGGGAAGACATCAGGAAAAAAGGCATCCTTCAGCGGGAGAAAGTCGGCCCCGTCCCCGTCCTAATAAGTATATCCTGAATAGGGGTCTCGCAAGCCATTTCAACTGCTCGCAGGGAACTGAAAGAACTGAAGGAGCTGAAGGAACTGAAGGAGCTGATGGAACTGAAGGAGCTGAAGGAGCTGAAGGAGCTGAAGGAACTGAAGGACCTGAAGGGACTCAAGGAACACAAAGCACTCGAGGAACTGAAGGACCTGAAGGAACAGAATGA
- the LOC103872162 gene encoding 60S ribosomal protein L24-2 isoform X2 has translation MVLKTELCRFSGHKIYPGRGIRFIRSDSQVFLFINSKCKHYFHNKLKPSKLAWTTMYRKQHKKDAAQEAVKKRRRATKKPYSRSIVGATLEVIQKKRAEKPEVRDAAREAALRDIKERIKKTKDEKKAKKAEFASKQQKIQAKIPKAAAKGGPKLGGGGGKR, from the exons ATGGTTCTCAA GACGGAGCTTTGTCGTTTCAGTGGCCACAAAATTTACCCAGGAAGGGGTATCAGATTCATCCGATCTGACTCTCAG GTGTTCTTGTTCATCAACTCTAAGTGCAAGCACTACTTTCACAATaaactgaagccttccaagctCGCATGGACTACCATGTACAGAAAGCAGCACAAGAAG GACGCAGCTCAAGAAGCTGTTAAGAAGAGGAGACGTGCTACCAAGAAGCCCTACTCAAGGTCTATTGTTGGTGCTACCTTGGAGGTGATTCAGAAGAAGAGAGCTGAGAAGCCTGAAGTTCGTGACGCCGCTAGAGAAGCTGCTCTTCG TGATATCAAGGAGAGAATCAAGAAGACCAAGGATGAGAAGAAGGCAAAGAAAGCTGAGTTTGCCTCAAAGCAACAGAAGATTCAGGCTAAGATCCCCAAGGCTGCTGCCAAGGGAGGACCCAAGTTGGGAGGTGGTGGTGGCAAACGCTGA
- the LOC103872162 gene encoding 60S ribosomal protein L24-2 isoform X1, whose protein sequence is MGCRTELCRFSGHKIYPGRGIRFIRSDSQVFLFINSKCKHYFHNKLKPSKLAWTTMYRKQHKKDAAQEAVKKRRRATKKPYSRSIVGATLEVIQKKRAEKPEVRDAAREAALRDIKERIKKTKDEKKAKKAEFASKQQKIQAKIPKAAAKGGPKLGGGGGKR, encoded by the exons ATGGGATGCAGGACGGAGCTTTGTCGTTTCAGTGGCCACAAAATTTACCCAGGAAGGGGTATCAGATTCATCCGATCTGACTCTCAG GTGTTCTTGTTCATCAACTCTAAGTGCAAGCACTACTTTCACAATaaactgaagccttccaagctCGCATGGACTACCATGTACAGAAAGCAGCACAAGAAG GACGCAGCTCAAGAAGCTGTTAAGAAGAGGAGACGTGCTACCAAGAAGCCCTACTCAAGGTCTATTGTTGGTGCTACCTTGGAGGTGATTCAGAAGAAGAGAGCTGAGAAGCCTGAAGTTCGTGACGCCGCTAGAGAAGCTGCTCTTCG TGATATCAAGGAGAGAATCAAGAAGACCAAGGATGAGAAGAAGGCAAAGAAAGCTGAGTTTGCCTCAAAGCAACAGAAGATTCAGGCTAAGATCCCCAAGGCTGCTGCCAAGGGAGGACCCAAGTTGGGAGGTGGTGGTGGCAAACGCTGA
- the LOC103872161 gene encoding probable carbohydrate esterase At4g34215, which translates to MNKIFFYFIVFLLSPPRILSQTIPRNISIFILAGQSNMAGRGGVYNDSTKNIIVWDGVIPPECRSNPSILHLTAKLEWEEAKEPLHADIDVNKTNGVGPGMSFANLVVNRFDKVGLVPCSVGGTKLSQWQKGEFLYEETVKRAKEAVASGGGSYQAVLWYQGESDTVDMVDASDYKRRLIKFFNDLRSDLQHPNLPIVQVALATGAGPYLDVVRKAQLETDLENVNCVDAMGLPLEPDGLHLTTSSQVRLGQMMVDAFLAIRPIPSSAKLFSGLSVLVLFPLFLL; encoded by the exons ATGAACAAGATCTTTTTCTACTTCAtcgtttttcttctttctccacCACGAATCCTTTCCCAAACCATTCCAAGAAACATCAGCATTTTCATATTGGCCGGTCAAAGCAACATGGCAGGTCGAGGCGGCGTTTATAACGACTCCACCAAAAACATCATCGTGTGGGACGGTGTAATTCCTCCCGAGTGTCGATCAAACCCTTCAATCCTCCACCTCACAGCTAAGCTTGAATGGGAAGAAGCTAAAGAGCCACTCCATGCTGATATTGACGTTAACAAGACTAATGGTGTTGGACCGGGAATGTCATTTGCAAACCTGGTGGTAAACCGGTTTGATAAGGTAGGTTTGGTTCCTTGCTCTGTAGGTGGGACTAAACTAAGCCAATGGCAAAAGGGTGAGTTTCTTTACGAGGAGACAGTGAAAAGGGCCAAAGAAGCAGTGGCTAGTGGAGGTGGCTCGTACCAAGCAGTTTTGTGGTACCAAGGTGAGTCGGATACGGTGGATATGGTGGATGCTTCGGATTATAAAAGGAGACTAATCAAGTTTTTCAATGATCTTCGAAGTGATTTACAACATCCAAATCTTCCTATTGTTCAG GTGGCTCTTGCTACAGGCGCAGGACCATATCTTGACGTGGTAAGGAAAGCACAACTGGAGACAGATCTTGAGAACGTGAATTGTGTTGATGCAATGGGTTTACCTCTTGAACCGGACGGTTTGCATCTGACAACATCTTCTCAGGTCCGGCTTGGTCAAATGATGGTTGATGCTTTCTTGGCCATTCGGCCCATTCCTAGTTCAGCCAAATTATTCTCTGGCTTGTCTGTCCTTGTTCTGTTTCCGTTATTCCTTTTATAG